Sequence from the Aquimarina sp. Aq107 genome:
GATCCCAGAAAACCAGCTGCTCCAGTAATTAGAACTTTCTTCATTTTGTAGTTTTAATATCTTTTCTTCCAATAGAAAAGTATGTAATTTCTTCTTTCTCCAAATCTATAAGATCATACAAATTCCTACCATCAAAGATAACTGGATTCGTAAGGCTATTCTTTATTCTATCAAAATCCGGAGTCCTAAAAATGCTCCACTCCGTACATATCACCAAAGCATCTGAACTATCCAAAACTTCATACATTGATTTTGAAAATGTAATCTTATTTTCATATTTCTTCGCTACATTATCCATAGCTTCAGGATCAAAAGCTCTTACACTTGCTCCTTTTCTCAATAAAGCATCTATTACATCTAACGCAGGTGCTTCTCGAATATCATCCGTCTCAGGTTTAAATGCCAGTCCCCAAATAGCAAAAGTTTTGCCCTTAAGATCATTGCTAAAGTAATTCGTGATTTTTGGGATTAGTGCAACTTTTTGCTTTTGATTTACTTCTATTACAGATTCTAATATTTTAAAATCGTAATTATCATCCTTTCCTGATTTATGTAATGCTTTAACATCCTTAGGAAAACAAGAACCACCGTAACCAATCCCAGGAAATAAAAAACGCTTTCCTATTCTAGAGTCTGTTCCCATACCCCTACGAATCATATCGACATCAGCACCTACCTTCTCGCAATAATTAGCTATTTCATTCATAAACGTAATCTTCGTCGCTAAAAATGAATTTGCTGCATATTTAGTTAATTCTGCAGACTTTTCATCCATAATCAATATCGGATTACCAGATCTAACATATGGCTTATATAACTTTTGCATAAGCTCTGTTGCCCTATTAGATGAAGAGCCAACAACAATTCGTTCTGGTTTCAAGAAATCATCAACGGCAAATCCTTCTCTTAAAAATTCTGGATTAGATACTACATCAAAATCACATTTTGCGTTTACTGATATAGCTTTGTGAACTTTTTCTGCTGTACCAACAGGAACAGTGCTTTTATCAACAATAACCTTGTATTCAGAAATAATTTTTCCTATTTCATTAGAAACGCCTAAAACATATGATAAGTCAGCAGAACCATCTTCATCTTCTGGAGTTGGTAACGCTAAAAAAATAATCTCTCCATGATCTATTCCTTCTTTTAATGAAGTGGTAAATTGTAATCTATTCGCCTTAATATTTCTCTCAAACAATACATCTAAATGAGGTTCGTATATAGGAACCTCACCATTCCTCATTTTTTGAACCTTTTGTTCATCTATATCAACACAAATAACCTCATTACCCGTCTCAGCTAAACAAGTTCCTGTAACTAATCCAACATAACCCGTTCCTATTACCGATATCTTCATCTATTCTTATTATTCCTTTAACAAATTAATACGCTTTATCTTCTCCCTTAAAAACATTAACCACTGTTTGTACAATAATATAAATGTCTAGTAATATGGACCAATTTTCTATATAAAAGATATCATACTTAGTTCTATTTACAATATCTTCATTAGTTTCGATACCACCTCTATATCCTTTTACCTGAGCTAAACCAGTTATTCCAGGTTTTACTAAATGTCTCACCATGTACTTAGAAATTTTTGTGCTGTAAAGTTCATTTTGTTTCCATAAATGAGGTCTAGGACCAACCACTGACATATCACCAAATAATACATTGATAAACTGAGGTAATTCATCAATACTAGTTCTTCTTATGAACTCACCTACTTTTGTAATGCGCGGATCATTTCTAGTTGCAGAATTCTCAGATTTCGAATTTATACGCATCGACCTAAACTTATAACAAAAAAAAACCCTTTTCTTTTATTCCCGGTCTATTTTGACTGAAAAAAATTGGGCCTTTGCTTTCTAATTTAATTATCAATCCTAAAATAGGTATTAACCAAGAAAGTATAAATAATAGAACAAATAAGGCTAAAA
This genomic interval carries:
- a CDS encoding sugar transferase — protein: MRINSKSENSATRNDPRITKVGEFIRRTSIDELPQFINVLFGDMSVVGPRPHLWKQNELYSTKISKYMVRHLVKPGITGLAQVKGYRGGIETNEDIVNRTKYDIFYIENWSILLDIYIIVQTVVNVFKGEDKAY
- a CDS encoding UDP-glucose/GDP-mannose dehydrogenase family protein, encoding MKISVIGTGYVGLVTGTCLAETGNEVICVDIDEQKVQKMRNGEVPIYEPHLDVLFERNIKANRLQFTTSLKEGIDHGEIIFLALPTPEDEDGSADLSYVLGVSNEIGKIISEYKVIVDKSTVPVGTAEKVHKAISVNAKCDFDVVSNPEFLREGFAVDDFLKPERIVVGSSSNRATELMQKLYKPYVRSGNPILIMDEKSAELTKYAANSFLATKITFMNEIANYCEKVGADVDMIRRGMGTDSRIGKRFLFPGIGYGGSCFPKDVKALHKSGKDDNYDFKILESVIEVNQKQKVALIPKITNYFSNDLKGKTFAIWGLAFKPETDDIREAPALDVIDALLRKGASVRAFDPEAMDNVAKKYENKITFSKSMYEVLDSSDALVICTEWSIFRTPDFDRIKNSLTNPVIFDGRNLYDLIDLEKEEITYFSIGRKDIKTTK